The following are encoded together in the Mycteria americana isolate JAX WOST 10 ecotype Jacksonville Zoo and Gardens chromosome 2, USCA_MyAme_1.0, whole genome shotgun sequence genome:
- the SLC25A40 gene encoding mitochondrial glutathione transporter SLC25A40 isoform X7 yields the protein MAEMSDSNFSKATVIQQAIASCCGAIITSLFLTPLDVIKTRLQAQSNPFPKGKCFVYSNGLMDHICVCENGDSKAWYKKTGHFKGTLDAFVKIIQIEGIKSLWSGLPPTLIMALPTTVIYFTCYDQLSEALKSRLGKDDGYIPVLAGSLSRFGSVTVVSPLELIRTRMQYRKLSYKQLYMCVSSKVATDGWFSLWRGWSSTVLRDVPFSAMYWYNYERFKKRMCKEFGAHEPTFFIAFTSGAASGSIAAVITLPFDVVKTHRQTELWESETLKKGLYVNLGSNEENCR from the exons ATGGCTGAAATGAGTGATAGCAACTTCAGTAAAGCAACTGTTATTCAGCAAGCAATAGCCTCTTGTTGTGGAGCTATAATTACATCATTATTTC taactCCTCTTGATGTTATCAAAACTCGACTGCAAGCCCAAAGCAATCCATTCCCCAAAG GAAAGTGTTTTGTATACTCAAATGGCCTTATGGATCATATATGTGTTTGTGAGAATGGAGACAGCAAAGCCTGGTATAAAAAAACTGGGCATTTCAAAGGGACATTG GATGCATTTGTGAAAATTATTCAAATAGAAGGAATTAAATCACTGTGGAGTGGACTTCCCCCAACACT AATAATGGCACTTCCTACCACAGTAATCTATTTTACCTGCTATGACCAACTGAGTGAAGCTCTGAAATCTAGACTAGGAAAGGATGATGGATACATTCCAGTTCTTGCAGGTTCCTTAAGCAGAT TTGGTTCAGTTACTGTAGTGAGCCCCCTGGAGCTGATCAGAACTAGAATGCAGTATCGCAAGTTGTCCTACAAGCAACTGTACATGTGTGTCAGCAGTAAAGTGGCTACAGACGGATGGTTTTCCCTGTGGAGGGGCTGGAGTTCTACTGTTCTGAGAGATGTACCTTTCTCGG CAATGTATTGGTATAATTATGAACGTTTCAAGAAGAGGATGTGCAAGGAATTTGGTGCACATGAACCaacattttttattgcttttacttCAGGAGCAGCATCTGGCTCT ATTGCAGCTGTCATAACTCTGCCATTTGATGTAGTGAAAACACATAGGCAGACTGAACTTTGGGAGAGTGAGACCTTAAAAA
- the SLC25A40 gene encoding mitochondrial glutathione transporter SLC25A40 isoform X8: MAEMSDSNFSKATVIQQAIASCCGAIITSLFLTPLDVIKTRLQAQSNPFPKGKCFVYSNGLMDHICVCENGDSKAWYKKTGHFKGTLDAFVKIIQIEGIKSLWSGLPPTLIMALPTTVIYFTCYDQLSEALKSRLGKDDGYIPVLAGSLSRFGSVTVVSPLELIRTRMQYRKLSYKQLYMCVSSKVATDGWFSLWRGWSSTVLRDVPFSAMYWYNYERFKKRMCKEFGAHEPTFFIAFTSGAASGSIAAVITLPFDVVKTHRQTELWESETLKSKLLFHRGTVRQPGQ, from the exons ATGGCTGAAATGAGTGATAGCAACTTCAGTAAAGCAACTGTTATTCAGCAAGCAATAGCCTCTTGTTGTGGAGCTATAATTACATCATTATTTC taactCCTCTTGATGTTATCAAAACTCGACTGCAAGCCCAAAGCAATCCATTCCCCAAAG GAAAGTGTTTTGTATACTCAAATGGCCTTATGGATCATATATGTGTTTGTGAGAATGGAGACAGCAAAGCCTGGTATAAAAAAACTGGGCATTTCAAAGGGACATTG GATGCATTTGTGAAAATTATTCAAATAGAAGGAATTAAATCACTGTGGAGTGGACTTCCCCCAACACT AATAATGGCACTTCCTACCACAGTAATCTATTTTACCTGCTATGACCAACTGAGTGAAGCTCTGAAATCTAGACTAGGAAAGGATGATGGATACATTCCAGTTCTTGCAGGTTCCTTAAGCAGAT TTGGTTCAGTTACTGTAGTGAGCCCCCTGGAGCTGATCAGAACTAGAATGCAGTATCGCAAGTTGTCCTACAAGCAACTGTACATGTGTGTCAGCAGTAAAGTGGCTACAGACGGATGGTTTTCCCTGTGGAGGGGCTGGAGTTCTACTGTTCTGAGAGATGTACCTTTCTCGG CAATGTATTGGTATAATTATGAACGTTTCAAGAAGAGGATGTGCAAGGAATTTGGTGCACATGAACCaacattttttattgcttttacttCAGGAGCAGCATCTGGCTCT ATTGCAGCTGTCATAACTCTGCCATTTGATGTAGTGAAAACACATAGGCAGACTGAACTTTGGGAGAGTGAGACCTTAAAAAGTAAGTTGctg
- the SLC25A40 gene encoding mitochondrial glutathione transporter SLC25A40 isoform X9: protein MAEMSDSNFSKATVIQQAIASCCGAIITSLFLTPLDVIKTRLQAQSNPFPKGKCFVYSNGLMDHICVCENGDSKAWYKKTGHFKGTLDAFVKIIQIEGIKSLWSGLPPTLIMALPTTVIYFTCYDQLSEALKSRLGKDDGYIPVLAGSLSRFGSVTVVSPLELIRTRMQYRKLSYKQLYMCVSSKVATDGWFSLWRGWSSTVLRDVPFSAMYWYNYERFKKRMCKEFGAHEPTFFIAFTSGAASGSIAAVITLPFDVVKTHRQTELWESETLKK, encoded by the exons ATGGCTGAAATGAGTGATAGCAACTTCAGTAAAGCAACTGTTATTCAGCAAGCAATAGCCTCTTGTTGTGGAGCTATAATTACATCATTATTTC taactCCTCTTGATGTTATCAAAACTCGACTGCAAGCCCAAAGCAATCCATTCCCCAAAG GAAAGTGTTTTGTATACTCAAATGGCCTTATGGATCATATATGTGTTTGTGAGAATGGAGACAGCAAAGCCTGGTATAAAAAAACTGGGCATTTCAAAGGGACATTG GATGCATTTGTGAAAATTATTCAAATAGAAGGAATTAAATCACTGTGGAGTGGACTTCCCCCAACACT AATAATGGCACTTCCTACCACAGTAATCTATTTTACCTGCTATGACCAACTGAGTGAAGCTCTGAAATCTAGACTAGGAAAGGATGATGGATACATTCCAGTTCTTGCAGGTTCCTTAAGCAGAT TTGGTTCAGTTACTGTAGTGAGCCCCCTGGAGCTGATCAGAACTAGAATGCAGTATCGCAAGTTGTCCTACAAGCAACTGTACATGTGTGTCAGCAGTAAAGTGGCTACAGACGGATGGTTTTCCCTGTGGAGGGGCTGGAGTTCTACTGTTCTGAGAGATGTACCTTTCTCGG CAATGTATTGGTATAATTATGAACGTTTCAAGAAGAGGATGTGCAAGGAATTTGGTGCACATGAACCaacattttttattgcttttacttCAGGAGCAGCATCTGGCTCT ATTGCAGCTGTCATAACTCTGCCATTTGATGTAGTGAAAACACATAGGCAGACTGAACTTTGGGAGAGTGAGACCTTAAAAA